One genomic segment of Sorex araneus isolate mSorAra2 chromosome X, mSorAra2.pri, whole genome shotgun sequence includes these proteins:
- the DNAJC5G gene encoding dnaJ homolog subfamily C member 5G: MANVDEAARRLSKTGSTLYTVLELKKGASPADVKKAYRRLALKYHPDKNPGNPHAAETFKEINAAHSILSDPKKRKIYDKHGSLGIYIYDHFGEEGVTYYFMMNSWWFKTLLFLCCLVTCYCCCFCCCFCCGTLKPPSEEVVRRRFQNAQNQQPPRARNRARYAPEESSESD, translated from the exons ATGGCTAATGTAGACGAAGCGGCCCGCCGGCTGTCAAAAACTGGGAGCACCCTCTACACTGTGCTGGAACTGAAGAAGGGGGCTTCTCCCGCAGATGTCAAAAAGGCCTACAG GAGACTGGCCTTGAAGTATCACCCAGACAAGAATCCAGGGAATCCTCACGCGGCAGAGACGTTCAAGGAGATCAATGCCGCCCACTCCATCCTGAGCGACCCGAAGAAGAGGAAGATCTATGACAAGCACGGCTCTCTAGGGATCTATATATATGATCACTTTGGCGAAGAGGGTGTCACGTACTATTTTATGATGAATAGTTGGTGGTTCAAG ACGCTTCTCTTCCTGTGCTGTCTGGTCACCTGCTACTGTTGCTGCTTCTGTTGCTGCTTCTGCTGCGGGACGCTCAAGCCTCCATCTGAGGAAGTGGTCAGAAGAAGGTTTCAGAACGCCCAGAACCAGCAGCCTCCAAGAGCAA GAAACAGAGCAAGATATGCACCAGAGGAAAGTAGTGAAAGTGattaa